One Clostridium estertheticum DNA segment encodes these proteins:
- a CDS encoding response regulator transcription factor, with translation MYKVMLVDDENLIVQGLLNIIEWDKLGLEVTETADNAISAIEMFEKKPVNIVITDINMPKVTGLELIKKIRSIDEQVKFIILSGYDEFSYAKTAIEYGVENYILKPINEDELQQALIKIVDTMHREKEKQSRLLSKNRKLIQFINGKIDKSELCKIQQVINIGLNEKRYTVSSITIAQKGNKESSNINDIIERNTYGKCEIIRNYDGQVIIINPWNENSTKEDVMNYFYCIKDKLLEELDTDIFIGVGDLVDSIDKLKESYNVANKLKKYILTEGFNICLCKEDISKIKDNKRSFTKEIELINKLIIEKNNGKLQDYIIELFDDCRLTPKNIYDLSIKIIFLTDKISEEFEIDTKYSKDSLSNTIVELCNESTRDNVKAFLIRELEELGRLMNINTIKYSPVIQQIINSVNEKYYEELSLKTLAYQYNINSSYLGQIFTKEIGVSFSEYLNRTKNMKAKELILNTNMKINDIAKAVGFSDTSYFYRKFKKYYGVCPSTLREIKNY, from the coding sequence ATGTATAAGGTTATGTTGGTAGATGATGAGAATTTAATAGTACAAGGTTTATTAAATATAATTGAATGGGATAAGCTCGGATTAGAAGTGACAGAAACTGCCGATAATGCAATAAGTGCAATAGAAATGTTTGAAAAAAAACCTGTTAATATTGTAATTACGGATATAAATATGCCTAAAGTAACAGGGCTTGAGCTTATAAAGAAAATTAGATCCATAGATGAACAGGTTAAGTTTATAATACTAAGCGGATATGATGAATTTTCATATGCTAAGACGGCTATAGAGTATGGGGTAGAAAATTATATATTAAAACCAATTAATGAAGATGAGTTACAACAAGCATTAATAAAAATTGTAGATACTATGCATAGAGAAAAAGAAAAACAAAGTAGGCTACTCTCTAAAAATAGAAAACTAATTCAATTTATAAATGGTAAGATAGATAAGAGTGAATTGTGTAAAATACAGCAGGTTATAAATATAGGATTAAATGAAAAAAGATATACAGTAAGTAGCATAACTATTGCTCAAAAGGGTAATAAAGAAAGTAGTAACATAAATGATATCATTGAGAGAAATACTTATGGTAAATGTGAAATTATACGAAACTACGATGGACAAGTAATAATAATAAATCCATGGAATGAAAATAGTACCAAGGAAGATGTTATGAATTATTTTTATTGTATAAAGGATAAATTATTGGAAGAACTTGATACTGATATTTTTATTGGAGTAGGAGATTTAGTGGATAGTATAGATAAATTAAAAGAAAGTTATAATGTTGCAAATAAGCTTAAAAAGTATATTTTAACCGAAGGTTTTAATATATGCTTATGTAAGGAAGATATTAGTAAAATAAAAGATAATAAAAGAAGTTTTACCAAAGAAATAGAACTAATAAATAAGTTAATAATAGAAAAAAACAATGGGAAATTACAAGATTATATAATAGAGTTATTTGATGATTGTAGATTAACGCCTAAAAATATATATGATCTATCAATAAAGATAATATTCCTTACAGATAAGATATCAGAAGAGTTTGAAATTGATACCAAATATAGTAAAGATAGCCTCAGCAATACTATAGTAGAACTTTGTAATGAAAGTACTAGAGATAATGTAAAGGCGTTTCTAATTCGTGAACTTGAAGAGCTTGGAAGGTTAATGAATATAAACACAATTAAATATAGCCCGGTTATTCAGCAAATTATAAACAGTGTTAATGAAAAATATTACGAGGAGCTTAGTTTAAAAACACTTGCTTATCAATATAATATAAACAGTTCATATTTAGGCCAAATATTTACAAAAGAGATAGGGGTTTCTTTCTCGGAATATTTAAATAGGACTAAGAACATGAAGGCTAAAGAGCTAATATTAAATACTAATATGAAAATAAATGATATTGCTAAAGCTGTAGGGTTCTCGGATACAAGTTATTTTTATAGAAAATTCAAGAAGTATTATGGGGTGTGCCCATCAACTTTAAGAGAAATAAAAAATTACTAA
- a CDS encoding ABC transporter permease, producing MNKDVNINKNNRRLRFKKLKENKELLILIIPGALWFLIFAYLPMFGVVVAFKNWKINGGFLQSLLTSKWVGFDNFKFLFQSSDAWLITRNTVAYNLVFIILGLALPVTLAILLKEVLNKRAAKFYQSAMFLPYFLSWVVVSYFLYTFLSPRQGLANGILKSLGLNPVSWYTQSKYWPPIIIFMSQWKAVGYGTVIYLAAICGIDKTYYEAAMIDGATKWQQIKFITVPLLKPILIIMFITSIGGMFRGDMGLFYQLPKNSGALFPVTNVIDTYVYRGLMNLGNIGMSSAAGLYQSVVGLILILVTNGIVRKVDNDNAFF from the coding sequence ATGAATAAGGATGTAAATATAAATAAGAATAATCGAAGGTTAAGATTTAAGAAATTAAAAGAAAATAAGGAACTTCTAATTTTAATAATTCCAGGAGCACTTTGGTTTTTAATATTTGCATATTTACCAATGTTTGGGGTTGTGGTAGCTTTTAAGAATTGGAAAATAAATGGCGGATTTTTACAAAGCTTACTAACTAGTAAGTGGGTAGGATTTGATAACTTCAAATTCTTATTCCAAAGTAGTGATGCATGGCTTATAACCAGGAATACAGTTGCATATAACCTTGTATTCATAATACTTGGACTAGCACTTCCAGTAACATTAGCTATATTATTAAAAGAAGTTTTAAATAAAAGAGCAGCAAAGTTTTATCAAAGTGCAATGTTCCTACCTTACTTCTTATCATGGGTTGTAGTAAGTTATTTCTTATATACATTCTTAAGCCCAAGACAAGGGCTAGCAAATGGAATATTAAAAAGTTTAGGACTGAACCCAGTATCATGGTACACCCAATCCAAATATTGGCCACCAATAATAATATTTATGAGTCAATGGAAGGCTGTAGGTTATGGAACAGTTATTTATCTAGCAGCAATATGTGGTATAGATAAAACATATTACGAAGCAGCTATGATCGATGGCGCTACTAAGTGGCAACAAATAAAGTTTATAACAGTTCCATTATTAAAACCAATATTAATAATAATGTTTATAACTTCAATTGGAGGAATGTTTAGAGGGGATATGGGATTATTCTATCAACTGCCTAAAAATTCAGGGGCCTTATTCCCTGTAACAAATGTTATAGATACTTACGTATATAGAGGTTTAATGAACTTAGGTAACATAGGAATGAGTTCAGCAGCAGGATTATATCAATCAGTAGTAGGATTAATATTAATACTAGTAACAAACGGTATAGTTAGAAAGGTTGATAATGACAATGCATTCTTCTAG
- a CDS encoding alpha-mannosidase, whose amino-acid sequence MYYLLERIEKTCGEIAKHVYRDSVNLENYMYIDGNYHDIDGIKKAPVDGWREFKTEDLWGGKDCHGWFKCQVEVPENFHGETIALNFHTFDEGWDATNPQFSIYVNGEQIQGLDINHREVILTHNAISGTVYEIDLYAYAGMLADKKATLYGKLVVVDMAARELYFNLKVPVGVCRELDKEDKNRIDMITVLNDAINLLDLRRPKSKEYDESVTVVNDYLNEKFYGALCGHEDVIATCVGHTHIDVAWLWTVAQTREKVERSFSTVLKLMEEYPEYVFMSSQPQLYKFLKEDHPKLYEKVKAKITQGVWEPEGAMWLEADCNVTSGESLVRQILHGKRFFKEEFNVDSEVLWLPDVFGYSAALPQILKKSDVNYFMTTKIAWNQFNKIPNDTFMWQGIDGTEVLTHFITTTGPGQDKESHFTTYNGHIQPDAIMGSWRRYQNKNINNDVLVSFGWGDGGGGATLEMLENGRRLAKGIPGAPRVKMGTSLDYFKRLEEKACDNKKLPKWVGELYLEYHRGTYTSMARNKRDNRACENIYTAAEKVNSLAMLLGKNYPYNSIRDSWETVLLNQFHDIIPGSSIKEVYDVTEVEYKTLLKNGNKLINEGLKYIASKINIKDRSVVVANTLGFERNDIATFDVPEDITRPAIVDNNGVEIVCQRIEDNKAIFFANSIPANGHKTFKIVEATIAYEEKVSLSISEGENKFFTIKFDDKGQIISFIDKAAKREILKNGAIGNEIQAFEDKPMCFDNWDIDIYYKEKMWKIDDVQGIEIIEEGPVRSTLQIKRKFLESIIIQKIYVYSDLGRIDFDTYIDWKEQDILLKAAFPIDTNAAEATYEIQYGNVTRPTHNNTSWEIASFEVCGHKWADISEGDFGVSILNNSKYGHDIKDGNMRLTLLKSSSDPNPAADKEEHYFTYSLYTHVGTWKEADTAQRAYELNIPLYTVVEEAHAGKLEEKVSLVNVNKSNIIIEVVKKAEDTDHLIVRLYEFHNKRTNATLEFFKDIEEICECNLMERDLETISETGNKIDFTIKPYEIKTFKVKLK is encoded by the coding sequence ATGTATTATTTATTAGAAAGAATAGAAAAGACTTGTGGAGAAATAGCAAAGCATGTATATAGAGATAGCGTTAATCTTGAAAACTATATGTATATAGATGGAAATTATCATGATATAGATGGAATTAAAAAGGCACCAGTAGATGGATGGAGAGAATTTAAAACAGAGGATCTTTGGGGTGGGAAGGATTGTCATGGTTGGTTTAAATGTCAAGTAGAAGTTCCAGAAAACTTTCATGGAGAAACTATAGCATTAAACTTTCATACTTTTGATGAAGGATGGGATGCAACAAACCCACAATTTAGTATATATGTTAATGGAGAACAAATACAAGGGCTTGATATAAATCATAGAGAAGTTATATTAACTCACAATGCAATTTCTGGAACAGTGTATGAAATAGATTTATATGCATATGCAGGAATGCTTGCAGATAAGAAAGCTACATTATATGGTAAATTAGTAGTAGTAGATATGGCTGCAAGAGAACTATACTTTAACTTAAAAGTACCTGTAGGAGTTTGCAGGGAGTTAGATAAAGAAGATAAAAATAGAATAGATATGATAACAGTTTTAAATGATGCTATAAATTTACTTGATTTGAGAAGACCAAAATCAAAGGAATATGATGAAAGTGTAACAGTTGTTAATGATTATTTAAATGAAAAGTTTTACGGTGCATTATGTGGGCATGAGGATGTAATTGCTACCTGTGTTGGACATACTCATATAGATGTTGCTTGGTTATGGACAGTTGCACAAACAAGAGAAAAGGTTGAAAGGAGTTTTTCAACAGTTCTTAAATTAATGGAAGAGTATCCAGAGTATGTGTTTATGTCATCACAACCACAACTTTATAAATTTTTAAAAGAAGATCATCCAAAACTTTATGAAAAAGTTAAAGCAAAAATTACGCAGGGAGTTTGGGAACCAGAAGGTGCTATGTGGCTTGAAGCTGATTGTAATGTAACATCAGGAGAGTCGTTAGTAAGACAAATATTACATGGCAAAAGATTCTTTAAAGAAGAGTTTAATGTTGATAGTGAAGTGCTTTGGTTACCAGATGTGTTTGGTTATTCAGCAGCACTACCTCAAATATTAAAGAAATCGGATGTAAACTACTTTATGACAACAAAAATAGCTTGGAATCAATTTAATAAAATTCCAAATGACACATTTATGTGGCAGGGAATTGATGGAACAGAGGTATTAACTCATTTCATAACTACAACTGGACCTGGGCAAGATAAAGAATCTCACTTCACAACTTATAATGGACATATTCAACCAGATGCAATAATGGGATCTTGGAGAAGATACCAAAACAAAAACATAAATAATGATGTTTTAGTTTCATTTGGATGGGGAGATGGTGGTGGTGGTGCCACTTTGGAAATGCTAGAAAACGGAAGAAGACTCGCTAAAGGTATTCCTGGAGCTCCAAGAGTTAAAATGGGAACATCATTGGATTATTTTAAGAGATTAGAAGAAAAAGCTTGCGATAACAAGAAGTTACCAAAGTGGGTTGGAGAATTATATCTTGAATACCATAGAGGAACATATACTTCAATGGCTAGAAACAAGAGAGATAATAGAGCTTGTGAAAATATATATACAGCAGCAGAAAAGGTGAATTCATTAGCAATGTTACTTGGAAAGAATTATCCGTATAATAGCATAAGAGATTCATGGGAAACAGTTTTATTAAATCAATTCCATGATATAATACCGGGTTCTTCAATTAAGGAAGTTTATGATGTAACTGAAGTTGAATATAAAACTTTGCTTAAAAATGGTAATAAATTAATTAATGAAGGTTTAAAATATATAGCTTCTAAAATAAATATAAAAGATAGAAGTGTGGTAGTAGCAAATACCTTAGGATTTGAAAGAAATGATATAGCTACATTTGATGTACCAGAAGATATAACTAGGCCCGCGATAGTAGATAATAATGGAGTAGAAATAGTATGCCAAAGAATAGAAGATAACAAGGCAATATTCTTTGCAAACAGTATTCCAGCTAATGGACATAAAACATTCAAAATAGTTGAAGCTACTATAGCTTACGAAGAAAAAGTGAGCCTAAGTATTAGTGAAGGAGAAAACAAGTTCTTTACAATTAAATTTGATGATAAGGGACAAATAATATCCTTCATTGATAAAGCAGCAAAAAGAGAAATATTAAAGAATGGAGCTATAGGAAATGAAATTCAAGCATTTGAAGATAAACCTATGTGCTTTGATAACTGGGATATAGATATATATTATAAAGAAAAAATGTGGAAAATAGATGATGTTCAAGGTATTGAGATTATAGAAGAAGGACCAGTAAGGAGTACTTTGCAAATTAAAAGAAAGTTCTTAGAATCAATTATTATACAGAAGATTTATGTCTATAGTGACCTTGGAAGAATAGATTTTGACACATACATTGATTGGAAAGAACAAGATATATTGTTAAAGGCAGCATTCCCAATTGATACAAATGCTGCAGAAGCAACTTATGAAATACAATATGGAAATGTTACTAGACCAACGCATAACAATACTTCATGGGAAATTGCCAGCTTTGAAGTTTGCGGACACAAATGGGCAGACATTTCAGAAGGTGATTTTGGAGTATCAATACTTAACAATAGTAAATATGGACACGATATTAAAGATGGTAATATGAGATTGACATTACTTAAATCAAGTTCAGATCCAAACCCAGCCGCTGATAAAGAAGAACATTACTTCACTTATTCACTATACACTCATGTTGGAACTTGGAAAGAGGCAGATACAGCTCAAAGAGCATACGAATTAAATATACCACTATATACGGTGGTTGAAGAAGCTCATGCAGGGAAATTAGAAGAAAAAGTAAGCTTAGTTAATGTAAATAAAAGCAATATTATTATAGAAGTTGTTAAAAAGGCTGAAGATACAGATCACTTAATAGTAAGACTGTACGAATTTCATAACAAAAGAACAAATGCTACATTAGAATTCTTTAAAGATATTGAAGAAATATGTGAATGCAATTTAATGGAAAGAGATTTAGAAACTATTTCTGAAACCGGAAATAAAATTGACTTTACAATTAAGCCATATGAAATAAAGACATTCAAAGTTAAGCTAAAGTAA
- a CDS encoding carbohydrate ABC transporter permease, which produces MLKISNKKTLFINKRKDKEPLEEINRFNCISKKTNIGFNIFFSILAAMAIIPFVFVLIISLTSEQSLKMHGYQFWPKEWSLDAYKYIFTSGNQITRAYGITIIVTVAGTLLGLAIMSTYAYALSRKSFIYRKFFTKLIFIPMLFSGGMVASYLVVTKCLGLKDNILALILPICVSSFNIIVLRTFFKTTVPDAIIEAAKIDGASEWVTFLKVVLPISIPGIATIGLFLTLGFWNDWFNAMLYIDSNSLIPLQYLLVRIETSMEFLTNNAATMGTGAIEAASRMPKETAKMAIVVITTLPILFAYPFFQKYFVGGLTIGAVKE; this is translated from the coding sequence ATGTTAAAGATATCAAATAAAAAAACATTATTCATAAATAAAAGAAAAGATAAAGAGCCATTAGAAGAGATAAATAGATTTAATTGTATATCAAAAAAGACAAATATAGGATTTAATATATTCTTTTCTATATTAGCAGCTATGGCTATAATACCGTTTGTATTTGTTTTAATAATTTCATTAACAAGTGAGCAGTCACTTAAAATGCACGGGTATCAGTTTTGGCCAAAGGAGTGGAGTTTAGATGCTTATAAATATATTTTCACATCAGGTAATCAAATAACTAGAGCATATGGAATAACTATAATAGTAACTGTAGCAGGAACATTACTGGGCCTTGCAATAATGTCAACATATGCATATGCACTATCAAGAAAGAGTTTTATTTATAGAAAATTCTTTACAAAGTTAATATTCATACCAATGTTATTCTCAGGTGGTATGGTTGCGTCTTACTTGGTAGTTACAAAATGTTTAGGATTAAAGGACAATATATTAGCGCTTATACTTCCTATATGTGTAAGTTCATTTAATATAATAGTGCTTAGAACATTTTTCAAAACAACAGTTCCAGATGCAATTATAGAAGCAGCAAAAATTGATGGAGCCTCGGAGTGGGTAACATTTTTAAAAGTAGTTTTACCTATATCTATACCTGGTATAGCAACTATAGGATTATTCTTAACACTTGGGTTTTGGAATGACTGGTTTAATGCTATGTTATACATTGACAGCAATAGCTTAATACCACTACAGTATCTGCTTGTAAGAATTGAAACTTCAATGGAATTTTTAACTAATAATGCAGCCACTATGGGGACAGGAGCAATAGAAGCAGCTAGTAGAATGCCAAAAGAAACAGCTAAAATGGCTATAGTAGTAATAACCACATTACCAATTCTATTTGCCTATCCTTTCTTCCAAAAATATTTTGTTGGTGGATTAACTATCGGAGCGGTAAAAGAGTAG
- a CDS encoding ABC transporter substrate-binding protein, translating to MGGLKMKMKKILALAACAILSTSIFAGCSGSSSQSKNNEPVKLKWYTIGSEPKDIKLVEAEANKYLLKKMNATIDMQFIDYGDYTQKLGVTINSGENFDLAFTCSWAGDYSGNAVKGGFLELNDYLKTTGKGMNDAIDKRFWDGATINGKIYGVPNQKEISTAPMWVFTKEYIDKYKIPYEKLHTLQDLEPWLKIIKEKEPDVVPLYITKGFSGPQYFDQLVDPVGVEYGDSSLTIKNMFETDKMKSDLETLRKYYKLGYINADSATAQDDKAVKRFTTKGDGQPFAEKLWSKDLNYEVVATPIMDSYITNGSTTGSMIAVSSNSKNKEKSVEFLNLLNTDKYLRNLINYGIEGTHYTKMGEGQIKIIEANRKKYEIGYYTVGNLFITDVLSNEPKDKWDIFRKFNDAAKSSPALGFKFDRSGVSNEIAAVNNVLEEFKATLYSGSVDIDEYLPKLNSKLKEQGIDKIIKEMQKQIDEWKKTK from the coding sequence ATGGGGGGACTAAAAATGAAAATGAAAAAAATATTAGCTTTAGCAGCTTGTGCAATACTATCAACAAGTATATTTGCTGGTTGTAGTGGATCTTCTTCACAAAGTAAAAATAATGAACCTGTTAAACTGAAGTGGTATACAATTGGTTCAGAGCCTAAGGATATAAAATTAGTAGAAGCTGAGGCAAATAAATATTTATTGAAGAAGATGAATGCAACTATTGACATGCAGTTTATAGATTACGGAGATTACACTCAAAAATTAGGAGTTACAATAAACTCAGGGGAAAACTTTGATTTAGCATTTACATGCTCCTGGGCTGGAGATTATTCAGGTAATGCTGTAAAGGGTGGCTTCTTAGAATTAAACGATTATTTAAAAACAACAGGTAAGGGTATGAATGATGCTATAGACAAAAGATTTTGGGATGGAGCAACTATTAATGGTAAAATATACGGAGTACCTAACCAAAAGGAAATATCAACAGCACCAATGTGGGTATTTACTAAAGAATATATAGATAAGTACAAGATACCTTATGAAAAACTTCATACATTACAAGATTTAGAACCTTGGTTAAAAATTATAAAAGAAAAGGAACCAGATGTAGTGCCATTATATATAACTAAAGGGTTCTCAGGGCCACAATACTTTGATCAATTAGTTGACCCAGTTGGAGTGGAATATGGAGATAGTAGTTTAACTATAAAGAATATGTTTGAAACAGATAAAATGAAGAGTGACTTAGAAACTTTAAGAAAATACTATAAATTAGGATATATAAACGCAGATTCAGCTACAGCGCAAGATGATAAAGCAGTTAAGAGATTTACAACAAAAGGGGATGGGCAACCTTTTGCAGAAAAACTTTGGTCTAAGGACTTAAATTATGAAGTAGTAGCTACACCAATAATGGATTCATATATAACAAATGGATCAACAACAGGATCAATGATAGCTGTATCAAGTAATTCTAAAAACAAAGAAAAATCAGTTGAATTCTTAAACCTTTTAAATACTGATAAATATTTAAGAAACTTAATAAATTATGGTATTGAAGGTACTCACTATACAAAAATGGGCGAAGGCCAAATTAAAATAATAGAAGCAAACAGAAAAAAATACGAAATTGGATATTACACAGTAGGAAACCTATTTATTACAGACGTTTTAAGTAATGAGCCAAAAGACAAATGGGATATATTTAGAAAATTTAATGATGCAGCAAAAAGTTCACCAGCTTTAGGATTTAAATTTGATAGATCAGGAGTAAGTAATGAAATAGCAGCTGTAAATAATGTTTTAGAAGAATTTAAAGCAACACTATATAGTGGTTCAGTTGATATTGATGAATACTTACCAAAATTAAACAGCAAGTTAAAAGAACAAGGCATAGATAAAATTATAAAAGAAATGCAAAAACAAATAGATGAATGGAAGAAAACTAAGTAA
- a CDS encoding sensor histidine kinase, protein MRIKKSMIYKRIFSINMLMIFFLLASLDIYFIKKEVSNIKENSLYINAKVAYDVNEEINNINNSTNSIIKNMYNDNYIINDVVNFLNMDGVSYLKYKLDRFSSSKDYFYKGVESFTRSSFNINDSLSNISFVSYSRAETSSFNRLNQIKVKKNKMDKLGENYNFSSIVCEKNIISYIREIRDPETLQSKGEIICTYDLDRLKNIVNKYEEKYQVMVLDNSGYVVYDSNNEYEYRKYPYFSKVMKDGQEVQLDKNYYINKALNASTLVTIVKTPKVKITDLPGKFFSSLFLINILLFIIVERVLHIKLNKLSDRMDAILMAMGKVKNGELDISIPITKENDEINYISQNFNDMCKSLNQYIEKSYLAELNQKNAEMVALQNQINPHFLYNTLESIRMKAICNGDKEVGKMIYTLAFLFRKQVKEKNIITVKSELEYCEKYLEIFKFRFDDKFEYSVDCEEELLDKEIIKFTLQPLIENYFFHGISLENNDNKLSIQVRRENEDMIIYIVDNGNGISKERIKSLNDMLEKRINLDESIGLLNAHERITIKYGKNYGIKLIENKDKGIMVVVKLPCKEADKDV, encoded by the coding sequence ATGCGTATAAAAAAATCAATGATATATAAAAGAATATTTAGTATTAACATGCTAATGATATTTTTTTTACTAGCAAGCTTAGATATATATTTTATAAAAAAAGAAGTATCTAATATTAAAGAAAATAGTTTATATATAAATGCAAAAGTCGCCTATGATGTAAATGAAGAAATAAATAACATAAATAACAGTACAAATTCAATAATAAAAAATATGTATAATGATAATTATATTATTAATGATGTAGTAAACTTTTTAAATATGGATGGAGTATCGTATTTAAAATATAAATTAGATAGGTTTTCGAGTAGCAAGGACTATTTTTATAAAGGTGTTGAAAGCTTTACCAGGTCTTCATTTAATATAAATGACTCTTTGAGTAATATTTCATTTGTTAGTTATAGTAGAGCAGAAACAAGCTCATTTAATAGGCTAAATCAAATAAAAGTAAAAAAAAATAAAATGGATAAGTTAGGCGAAAATTATAATTTTTCTAGTATTGTATGTGAAAAAAATATTATAAGTTATATTAGAGAGATAAGAGATCCGGAAACTCTTCAGTCTAAAGGTGAAATAATATGTACATATGATTTAGATAGATTGAAAAATATTGTTAATAAGTATGAAGAAAAATATCAAGTTATGGTTTTAGATAATAGTGGATATGTTGTGTACGATTCCAATAATGAATATGAATATCGAAAGTATCCTTACTTTTCGAAAGTAATGAAAGATGGACAAGAGGTTCAATTAGATAAGAATTATTATATAAATAAAGCTTTGAATGCATCAACATTAGTAACTATAGTGAAAACTCCAAAAGTGAAAATCACAGACTTACCAGGCAAATTTTTTAGCTCCTTATTTTTAATAAACATTTTACTTTTTATAATAGTAGAAAGGGTTCTTCATATAAAGCTTAACAAACTTAGTGATAGAATGGATGCCATACTAATGGCAATGGGAAAAGTTAAGAATGGAGAACTGGATATTTCAATTCCTATAACTAAGGAAAATGATGAAATCAATTATATTTCCCAGAATTTTAATGACATGTGTAAAAGTCTAAACCAATATATTGAAAAAAGCTATTTAGCAGAGCTAAATCAAAAAAATGCTGAAATGGTAGCACTTCAAAATCAGATTAATCCACATTTTTTATATAACACATTAGAATCTATAAGAATGAAAGCTATTTGTAATGGAGATAAAGAAGTGGGCAAAATGATATATACATTAGCATTTTTATTTAGAAAGCAAGTAAAAGAAAAAAATATTATAACTGTTAAAAGTGAATTAGAATATTGTGAGAAATACTTAGAAATATTTAAATTTAGGTTTGACGATAAATTTGAGTATAGTGTGGATTGTGAGGAGGAACTTTTAGATAAAGAAATAATTAAATTTACTCTTCAGCCACTTATAGAGAATTATTTTTTTCATGGAATAAGTCTTGAGAATAATGACAACAAGCTAAGCATACAAGTAAGAAGAGAAAATGAAGATATGATTATATATATAGTGGATAACGGTAATGGGATATCAAAAGAAAGAATTAAAAGTTTAAATGATATGTTAGAAAAAAGAATTAATTTAGACGAATCTATAGGACTTTTAAATGCACATGAAAGAATTACAATAAAATACGGAAAAAATTATGGAATAAAATTAATTGAAAATAAAGATAAAGGGATAATGGTTGTTGTAAAACTTCCATGCAAGGAGGCAGATAAAGATGTATAA